From Planctomycetaceae bacterium, one genomic window encodes:
- a CDS encoding tetratricopeptide repeat protein, translating to MWQLIGSPVRFLPEFFHVTPTRLQLNQPVAASAMLLTLLLCCGCAERIDSWSEFVEVAYRHERNGELPEAVAAYRKALELDPKAAVTWYDLGVAYAGMEQFEDAVEAYSTAIQLDPEMARAFNNRAAVFASLKQFAKAVDDCDNAIALQPDDFLAWRNRGLAKHDLGQFDEAITDYDASIRLNGTIAETYHFRGNAYLDRLQWQRALDDFDRAIELTPNLAAAWLSRAKALSHLERSQDVTVALAKAEELGADISTFEPAQISTDIAPPPTEFTAIAKHTTPDVDPRRHAVEFVRNWLTKTQHREIADSGFPWDLRDSDEEMSAAYVVRIVNSREGGHDVRFPIEQLQSIMEARDIRTTLIVVRPASASDDTSANPAFELVRTLEDWKPDLTAMSPVEWSLPVTEGD from the coding sequence GTGTGGCAGCTGATCGGCAGCCCGGTTCGATTCCTTCCGGAGTTCTTCCACGTGACACCGACACGATTGCAACTGAATCAACCAGTCGCGGCTTCGGCCATGCTTCTGACGCTGCTGCTGTGCTGCGGCTGCGCGGAGCGAATTGACAGTTGGTCGGAATTCGTTGAAGTCGCCTACCGGCATGAACGCAACGGCGAACTGCCGGAAGCCGTCGCGGCCTACAGGAAGGCGCTGGAACTCGATCCGAAAGCGGCCGTGACCTGGTACGATCTGGGAGTCGCCTACGCGGGAATGGAGCAGTTTGAAGATGCCGTTGAGGCGTATTCGACGGCCATTCAGCTCGACCCTGAAATGGCACGAGCCTTCAATAACCGAGCAGCCGTGTTCGCAAGTCTGAAGCAGTTCGCAAAAGCCGTTGACGATTGTGACAACGCCATCGCATTGCAGCCGGACGACTTTCTGGCGTGGCGCAATCGAGGACTTGCGAAGCACGATCTGGGTCAGTTTGACGAAGCCATCACTGACTATGACGCGTCCATTCGGCTGAACGGCACGATCGCGGAAACCTATCACTTTCGCGGAAATGCCTATCTGGATCGGCTGCAGTGGCAGCGAGCCCTGGACGACTTTGACCGCGCGATCGAATTGACCCCGAATCTGGCTGCCGCATGGCTCAGCAGGGCCAAAGCGCTCAGTCATCTGGAACGTTCCCAGGACGTAACCGTCGCGCTTGCCAAAGCGGAGGAACTTGGCGCCGACATCAGTACGTTCGAACCGGCGCAGATTTCCACGGATATCGCTCCGCCGCCGACAGAGTTCACTGCCATCGCAAAGCACACGACGCCGGACGTTGATCCCCGTCGGCATGCCGTCGAATTTGTCCGCAACTGGCTGACGAAAACGCAACACCGCGAAATTGCCGACTCCGGATTTCCATGGGATCTGCGAGACAGCGACGAAGAGATGTCGGCGGCCTACGTCGTGCGGATTGTGAATTCCCGCGAAGGAGGCCACGACGTCCGGTTTCCAATCGAACAGCTTCAGAGCATCATGGAAGCGCGTGATATCCGCACCACTTTGATCGTTGTTCGGCCCGCGTCCGCGTCGGATGACACGTCGGCGAACCCGGCGTTTGAACTGGTCCGGACTCTGGAAGACTGGAAGCCCGACCTGACGGCGATGAGTCCCGTGGAATGGTCGCTGCCGGTCACGGAAGGCGACTGA
- a CDS encoding solute:sodium symporter family transporter produces the protein MTTALSFVFFTALVAVVAWWKTHNDDQETSAGYFLAGRSLSWIVVGGSLLLTNLSTEQLVGLNGGAYKNGMIVMAWEVWSALAIVAMAVIFLPRYLKSGITTIPQYLELRFSSTTRQLTSIIFLASIVLNVLPFVLMSGAKFMITVFDVPSLTGTDNVDFNMALVSTLLAVVGGCYAIFGGLKAVAVSDTVNGIGLIVGGLLIPFLGLSYIGDGNIGAGLSALIRQHPQRLSSIGDTASDIPWPTLLTGMTMIVTYYWCTNQGIVQRTLASKNLAEGQKGVLFAALMKLAGPLYLVLPGIIAWHIVSSGQAAAPANNDEAYGFLVNLVLPKWAVGFFAATIFGAILSSFNSFLNSGSTLFSLDLYKGFLNRDASEKQQVKVGKLIGVVMIPVTVGLAVFFNRLASVDGLFNLMKNIAAVLNIPLLAIVVMGIISRTAPARAANIALAAGMLFQGFFGVAMDNVIGIRSGDAVHGLQMHWLHLAAVNFVFLLILMAIITKLSPRSEPFEQQYTEDVDITPWTLAKPAGAALVILIAAMYAGMWARFGVTPGEQLTAEYERMHPSAAATVVVPAATVGASESSAE, from the coding sequence ATGACGACAGCCCTTTCGTTTGTTTTTTTTACGGCACTCGTCGCCGTTGTTGCGTGGTGGAAGACTCACAACGACGACCAGGAAACGTCCGCCGGCTACTTTCTGGCCGGTCGCAGCCTGTCGTGGATCGTTGTCGGCGGTTCGCTGCTGCTGACGAACCTGTCCACCGAGCAACTGGTGGGACTGAACGGCGGCGCCTACAAGAACGGCATGATCGTCATGGCGTGGGAAGTGTGGTCCGCTCTGGCAATCGTAGCGATGGCGGTCATCTTTCTGCCGCGGTATCTCAAGAGCGGGATCACCACGATTCCGCAATACCTGGAGCTGCGGTTCAGCTCGACAACGCGGCAGTTGACGTCGATCATCTTCCTGGCGTCGATCGTCCTGAATGTGCTGCCGTTCGTGCTGATGAGCGGCGCGAAATTCATGATTACCGTCTTCGACGTTCCCTCGCTGACAGGAACGGACAACGTTGACTTCAACATGGCTCTGGTCAGCACTCTGCTGGCGGTTGTCGGCGGCTGCTACGCGATCTTCGGCGGACTGAAAGCCGTCGCCGTGTCAGACACCGTCAACGGAATCGGCCTGATTGTCGGCGGGTTGCTGATTCCGTTTCTGGGACTGTCGTACATCGGCGACGGAAACATCGGAGCGGGCCTTTCGGCACTCATTCGACAGCACCCGCAGCGGTTGTCGTCGATCGGCGATACGGCATCCGATATTCCGTGGCCGACGCTGCTGACGGGCATGACGATGATCGTCACTTACTATTGGTGCACGAATCAGGGCATCGTTCAGCGAACGCTGGCGTCGAAGAATCTTGCCGAAGGCCAGAAGGGCGTCCTGTTCGCTGCGCTGATGAAACTTGCCGGACCGTTATATCTGGTTCTGCCTGGGATCATCGCCTGGCACATCGTCAGCAGCGGCCAGGCGGCCGCGCCCGCGAACAACGACGAAGCGTACGGATTTCTGGTGAATCTGGTGCTGCCGAAATGGGCCGTCGGATTCTTTGCCGCCACGATCTTCGGAGCGATCCTGAGTTCGTTCAACAGCTTTCTGAACAGTGGCAGCACTCTGTTCAGCCTCGACCTCTACAAGGGATTTCTGAACCGCGATGCCTCGGAAAAGCAGCAGGTGAAAGTCGGCAAGCTGATCGGTGTTGTCATGATTCCCGTGACGGTCGGTCTGGCCGTGTTCTTCAACCGACTGGCATCCGTCGACGGTTTGTTCAATCTGATGAAGAACATCGCCGCGGTCTTGAATATCCCGCTGCTGGCGATTGTGGTCATGGGAATCATCAGCCGAACGGCGCCTGCAAGAGCAGCCAACATTGCGCTCGCGGCGGGAATGCTGTTCCAGGGCTTCTTCGGTGTTGCGATGGATAACGTCATCGGGATTCGGTCCGGCGACGCTGTCCACGGTTTGCAGATGCACTGGCTGCATCTGGCTGCCGTCAACTTTGTATTTCTGCTGATCCTGATGGCGATCATCACGAAGCTGTCGCCGCGATCCGAGCCCTTTGAACAGCAATACACCGAAGACGTCGACATCACTCCGTGGACGCTTGCGAAGCCTGCCGGCGCGGCTCTGGTGATTCTGATCGCCGCGATGTATGCCGGCATGTGGGCCAGGTTCGGCGTGACACCCGGCGAACAGCTCACCGCCGAATACGAACGAATGCACCCGTCGGCCGCCGCGACGGTTGTGGTTCCCGCAGCCACCGTCGGGGCATCAGAATCGTCCGCCGAGTAG
- a CDS encoding HTTM domain-containing protein has translation MGRTAVTLSGDPGPEEAGGKAPAHVPGDVHQDAASRPLLSRVMSAGATVAGAWNRFWYSPSDPTVLCLLRWLAGGMLLYTHIVWGLNLSAFFGSAGWHSPELLKVVQEGSLMPSFLSYVPDRYLLAVHSVCLVILAMFWIGLATRVTSVLSLVITISYCHRALLANFGLDQLNAILCLYLCIGPSGAMLSADRLLSVWRATRRAASQGAAFVAPPIPSSSASNLAIRLIQIHFCVIYTFAGLSKLQGPAWWNGEAVWLAFANLEYQSFDMTWIAWYPWIGELLTHGTIVWEVSFAALVWVRPVRPIVLLIGFLLHIGIGGMMGMWTFGLIMIFGHIAFWPKHWVSRLVERLPTSEQLLGLVAPPAASVPAPFEPGGSPLPASKFAPAVLSIELLADDAEQDSAADEVVFQPEHAPTLIYVDGQRSRRLACLQYFLDHGFKCLSSERSREARLLCEASEPDAVIIMGRDLPDSSIAKLPYRLNLEAGHRPIFLVLTNQQSRRLNGQVHVPGCHVLTGDVSLGRLRREIQAVLATSQKQAMLLPSAGHS, from the coding sequence ATGGGACGAACTGCAGTGACGCTTTCCGGCGACCCCGGTCCGGAGGAAGCCGGCGGCAAGGCACCAGCCCATGTGCCCGGAGACGTCCACCAGGACGCGGCGAGTCGGCCGCTTCTGTCACGAGTCATGTCGGCCGGCGCGACCGTGGCCGGCGCATGGAACCGGTTCTGGTATTCGCCGAGCGATCCGACCGTGCTGTGCCTTCTCCGCTGGCTGGCAGGCGGAATGCTGCTGTACACGCACATCGTCTGGGGTCTGAATCTGTCAGCGTTTTTCGGGTCGGCGGGATGGCACAGTCCGGAGCTGCTGAAAGTTGTTCAGGAAGGAAGCCTGATGCCTTCGTTCCTGTCGTATGTGCCTGACCGATACCTGTTGGCCGTGCATTCGGTGTGCCTTGTGATTCTGGCGATGTTCTGGATCGGACTGGCGACGCGAGTCACATCGGTGCTGTCTCTGGTCATCACGATTTCGTACTGCCATCGGGCACTACTGGCGAATTTCGGTCTGGATCAGCTGAATGCCATTCTGTGCCTGTATCTGTGCATTGGCCCCAGCGGAGCGATGCTGTCCGCGGACCGGCTGCTGTCTGTGTGGCGAGCAACACGCCGGGCCGCGAGTCAGGGCGCCGCATTCGTTGCCCCGCCGATCCCGTCAAGCAGCGCGTCAAATCTGGCCATACGGCTGATCCAGATTCATTTCTGCGTCATCTATACGTTTGCCGGTTTGTCCAAGCTGCAGGGCCCGGCGTGGTGGAACGGTGAAGCCGTCTGGCTGGCGTTTGCCAACCTGGAGTACCAGTCGTTCGATATGACATGGATCGCGTGGTATCCGTGGATCGGTGAATTGCTGACTCACGGCACCATTGTGTGGGAAGTTTCGTTTGCCGCGCTGGTCTGGGTGCGCCCCGTACGTCCGATCGTGTTGCTGATCGGTTTCCTGCTGCACATCGGCATCGGCGGCATGATGGGGATGTGGACGTTCGGCCTGATCATGATTTTCGGACACATCGCCTTCTGGCCGAAGCACTGGGTCTCCCGGCTTGTCGAAAGGTTGCCGACTTCCGAACAACTGCTGGGGCTCGTGGCGCCACCGGCGGCGTCGGTTCCTGCGCCGTTCGAACCTGGCGGCTCACCATTGCCAGCGTCGAAGTTCGCGCCGGCCGTCCTGTCGATTGAGTTGCTGGCCGATGACGCTGAGCAGGACTCGGCGGCGGACGAAGTCGTGTTTCAGCCGGAGCACGCCCCGACACTGATCTACGTCGATGGACAGCGAAGCCGGCGACTCGCCTGTCTGCAATACTTTCTGGATCACGGGTTCAAGTGTCTTTCCTCAGAAAGGTCCCGCGAAGCCCGGCTGTTGTGCGAAGCGTCAGAACCAGATGCCGTGATCATTATGGGACGCGATCTGCCGGACAGTTCGATTGCGAAGCTCCCGTATCGGCTGAATTTGGAAGCAGGTCACCGGCCGATTTTTCTCGTGCTGACAAATCAGCAGTCGCGACGGCTCAATGGCCAGGTTCACGTTCCCGGTTGCCACGTACTGACCGGCGACGTCAGTCTGGGCAGGCTTCGCCGCGAGATTCAGGCTGTGCTCGCGACATCACAAAAACAGGCAATGCTGCTTCCGTCGGCAGGGCATTCCTGA
- a CDS encoding DUF4259 domain-containing protein: protein MGAWGEAVFESDSAEEWAERLTSQNRTTFVLSALRGIAKVRAAAVLEADQCACALAAAEVIAAAQGHPSRELPAEIREWLAERRFVPRDDDVRLARDAVARIAANSELRTLWDNDRSWKTGVRKLLERIERSPRRQKLPARKPAAAQKEKQKQQKSSSTSTAGLVKLSDVRKIVKQRRGGIAVIKGEVKFIGMEKVLFKDLVALAACPECQTLKELSIEGSGITDRGMEHVGQLKNLRDLEIRGPKVTDAGVAYLQSLPNLDSLSLRRTQITDAGLKFLANLKSLRSLSVDHSKVSAAGLKKIGRQLGCHVFSDVLK, encoded by the coding sequence ATGGGAGCATGGGGAGAGGCCGTCTTTGAGAGCGATTCCGCAGAAGAATGGGCCGAGCGACTGACGTCGCAGAATCGAACGACCTTCGTCCTGAGCGCGCTTCGTGGTATCGCCAAGGTTCGTGCGGCGGCAGTGTTGGAGGCGGATCAGTGTGCCTGCGCGCTTGCGGCGGCCGAAGTCATCGCCGCAGCGCAGGGTCATCCGAGCCGGGAGCTGCCTGCGGAAATCCGCGAATGGCTGGCCGAACGCAGATTTGTTCCCCGCGACGACGATGTCCGGCTGGCCCGCGATGCTGTCGCACGAATTGCGGCGAACTCGGAACTCCGAACACTCTGGGACAACGACAGGAGCTGGAAAACGGGTGTCCGAAAACTTCTTGAGCGAATCGAACGGTCGCCCAGGCGGCAAAAACTCCCGGCGCGGAAGCCAGCGGCTGCACAGAAGGAGAAGCAGAAGCAACAGAAGTCGTCGTCCACGAGCACGGCAGGACTCGTCAAATTGTCAGACGTAAGGAAGATCGTGAAACAGCGACGCGGCGGGATCGCCGTGATCAAGGGCGAAGTTAAGTTCATCGGAATGGAGAAGGTGCTCTTCAAAGACCTTGTCGCCCTGGCCGCGTGCCCGGAATGCCAGACCCTGAAGGAGCTCTCCATCGAAGGTTCGGGGATTACCGATCGCGGGATGGAGCATGTTGGACAACTGAAGAATCTCCGCGATCTGGAAATTCGAGGCCCGAAGGTCACTGACGCAGGCGTCGCGTACCTGCAGTCGCTGCCGAATCTGGATTCACTGTCGCTTCGTCGGACGCAAATCACGGATGCCGGACTGAAATTCCTGGCGAACCTGAAAAGTCTGCGTTCGCTCAGCGTGGATCATTCAAAAGTCTCCGCCGCAGGGCTGAAAAAAATCGGTCGCCAACTGGGATGCCATGTGTTCTCTGACGTCCTGAAATGA
- a CDS encoding lactonase family protein — protein sequence MTYRIALLLVLGFFAAISVPSADAAEHRIYIGTYTEPDSISDGIYTCLFNDETGSLSAPELAVKADNPSFLAIHPNGRVLFAVNELNEFRGEKSGAVSAFRIDPQSGKLTFINQQSTSGGAPCHCNIDGTGKFLLVANYVGGNVAVFPIEEDGALGEHSCVINHEGSSVNARRQEAPHAHSINLSSDNRFAYVADLGIDRIMIYRFDAKSGVLEANSPAFAEVAAGGGPRHFAIHPSGEFAYTNNEITSSATAFTRDTESGGLTPVQTLSTLPDQHEGGNSTAECLVDPSGRFLYVSNRGNDSIAVFAIDQQSGKLSTVEIEPTQGQAPRNFFIMPDGHWLLAENQSSDSVVVFSVNQQFGTLTATDHRIKVGRPVCIRILN from the coding sequence ATGACATATCGAATTGCGTTGCTGCTGGTGCTGGGGTTCTTCGCTGCCATTTCTGTTCCGTCTGCCGACGCCGCGGAACACCGCATTTACATCGGGACGTATACCGAGCCGGACAGCATCAGCGACGGCATCTATACGTGTCTGTTCAATGACGAAACCGGATCCCTGTCAGCTCCCGAACTCGCCGTGAAGGCTGACAACCCGTCGTTTCTGGCGATTCATCCCAATGGCCGGGTTCTGTTTGCCGTCAACGAACTGAACGAGTTTCGAGGCGAAAAATCGGGAGCCGTGAGCGCGTTTCGGATCGATCCGCAGTCGGGAAAGCTGACGTTTATCAATCAGCAGTCGACGTCCGGCGGAGCACCCTGCCACTGCAACATTGACGGAACCGGGAAGTTTCTGCTTGTCGCCAACTATGTCGGCGGCAACGTGGCCGTGTTCCCCATCGAGGAAGACGGAGCGTTGGGGGAACATTCCTGCGTGATCAATCACGAAGGCAGCAGCGTCAACGCCCGCCGACAGGAAGCTCCGCACGCCCATTCCATCAACCTTTCCAGCGACAATCGCTTTGCCTACGTGGCAGATCTGGGGATCGATCGCATCATGATCTATCGCTTCGATGCAAAGTCGGGAGTCCTGGAAGCGAATTCACCTGCATTCGCTGAAGTCGCAGCCGGCGGCGGACCGCGTCACTTCGCGATCCACCCGTCGGGAGAATTTGCCTACACAAACAATGAGATCACATCATCCGCGACCGCCTTCACCAGAGACACGGAAAGCGGTGGTCTGACTCCCGTCCAAACGCTGTCGACTCTGCCCGACCAGCACGAAGGCGGCAACAGCACGGCCGAATGCCTGGTGGACCCATCGGGCCGATTCCTGTACGTCAGCAATCGCGGCAACGATTCGATTGCCGTATTTGCCATCGATCAACAGAGCGGCAAACTGTCGACGGTGGAAATTGAACCGACGCAGGGCCAGGCACCCCGGAATTTTTTCATCATGCCGGACGGACACTGGCTGCTTGCGGAAAACCAGAGCAGCGATTCCGTTGTCGTGTTTTCGGTGAACCAGCAATTTGGAACGCTGACGGCGACCGACCATCGCATCAAAGTCGGCCGGCCGGTCTGCATCCGGATATTGAATTAG
- a CDS encoding TIGR03000 domain-containing protein, whose protein sequence is MRRNVVCGRIGLTALALATAAILVPEHAEAGRNRGRGSSGSYGSSGSYGSSGSSGSYGSNGSSGSYGSSGSSGGVYSSYGSSGSSGSSGSSGSRATRVAQREARREARRSRGSSGSSGSSGSYGSSGSSGGSYASYGSGGSTGSSGGYGSGGSSGGYSSGSYSSGGYSSSGGYSSSGGYSSSGGYSSVGSGSGGYSSNGAGSGGGYVSVSSMSSGQSTYAASQVASPTIATRQAQPASATPAVPSSQAPQKDLSIAMLVVQVPEDAVVYLVGKKMTITGRERHFRIPIPDPSREYSYPVRVDVVRNGETLTSETTHQLRGGQQISVVISESETDGELVAVAMR, encoded by the coding sequence ATGCGAAGAAACGTTGTTTGCGGGCGGATCGGGCTGACGGCGCTGGCACTGGCCACGGCTGCCATATTGGTTCCGGAACACGCCGAAGCCGGGAGGAATCGTGGTCGGGGAAGCAGCGGTTCCTATGGCTCCAGCGGGTCCTACGGTTCGAGTGGCTCCAGTGGTTCCTACGGGTCGAACGGCTCCAGCGGCTCTTATGGCTCCAGTGGTTCTTCCGGTGGAGTCTACAGCAGCTACGGTTCCAGTGGCTCTTCAGGTTCAAGCGGCTCATCCGGTTCGCGAGCGACTCGCGTCGCTCAGCGAGAAGCGCGGCGGGAGGCTCGCCGATCGCGCGGCAGCAGCGGATCATCCGGCTCATCAGGAAGCTATGGTTCCAGCGGGTCTTCGGGAGGAAGCTACGCGAGCTATGGTTCCGGCGGTTCGACCGGTTCTTCGGGCGGCTACGGTTCCGGCGGTTCCTCGGGCGGCTATTCGTCGGGAAGCTATTCGTCCGGCGGTTACAGTTCGAGCGGCGGCTACAGTTCAAGTGGCGGATACAGTTCAAGTGGCGGATACAGTTCCGTCGGCAGCGGTTCGGGTGGATATTCTTCGAACGGCGCTGGTTCCGGAGGCGGATACGTCAGCGTAAGTTCAATGTCGTCAGGTCAGTCGACGTACGCGGCGTCGCAGGTTGCGTCACCAACCATCGCCACCCGTCAGGCTCAGCCCGCTTCCGCAACGCCGGCAGTCCCGTCATCACAGGCGCCGCAGAAGGACCTCAGCATTGCGATGCTGGTCGTTCAGGTGCCGGAAGATGCCGTTGTGTATCTTGTTGGCAAAAAGATGACGATCACCGGACGCGAACGCCATTTCCGCATCCCGATTCCGGATCCATCGCGGGAGTACTCGTATCCGGTCCGTGTCGACGTTGTGCGCAACGGAGAAACATTGACGAGCGAAACGACGCATCAGCTTCGCGGCGGACAGCAGATCAGCGTTGTGATTTCCGAATCGGAAACCGACGGCGAACTGGTGGCCGTTGCGATGCGGTAG